One Nocardia iowensis DNA window includes the following coding sequences:
- the pspM gene encoding phage shock envelope stress response protein PspM: MTRDQSGKAVPGRKRDAAIVRAQAALAPQPGSLPDNLREVGETALVAVRRWADPRERELRRRRRARRRSFQLGTASGLTVGAVGLAIVSAPVWVAVVLGGGAVALVTGTALSARRYLKLRNSPLPQATFIPRKQPPLWSRARGPIARLVRAERALHGLGAQIARGNRLPEDELADMLETAGSGSAALHALAADVTAMEQALGAMGRSNSPAAVGLTENLQFALGRLDTGVVEYEQVVAAAGRILAVPESAVLRHNFDAIVADLRHAADRLDGWAQALTEVADRSVSAAPPPPL, encoded by the coding sequence ATGACTCGGGATCAGTCCGGCAAGGCGGTGCCGGGCCGCAAGCGCGATGCCGCGATCGTGCGGGCGCAGGCCGCGCTCGCGCCGCAACCGGGAAGCCTGCCCGACAATCTGCGTGAGGTCGGGGAGACCGCACTGGTCGCCGTCCGCCGCTGGGCCGACCCGCGTGAGCGGGAACTACGCCGCCGTCGCCGGGCACGCCGCCGCAGCTTCCAGCTCGGTACCGCGTCCGGTCTCACCGTGGGAGCCGTTGGGCTCGCGATCGTTTCGGCGCCCGTCTGGGTCGCCGTCGTGCTCGGCGGCGGGGCGGTCGCACTGGTCACCGGTACCGCGTTGAGCGCCCGCCGCTATCTGAAACTGCGCAACTCGCCGCTGCCGCAGGCCACCTTCATTCCCCGCAAGCAACCACCGCTGTGGTCACGCGCGCGCGGACCCATCGCCCGGCTGGTCCGCGCCGAACGGGCGCTGCACGGGCTCGGCGCGCAGATCGCCCGCGGCAACCGGCTGCCCGAGGACGAGCTCGCCGACATGCTCGAAACGGCGGGCTCCGGCTCGGCCGCCCTGCACGCCCTCGCCGCCGACGTGACCGCCATGGAACAGGCACTCGGCGCCATGGGCCGCTCGAATTCCCCCGCGGCCGTGGGCCTCACCGAGAACTTGCAGTTCGCACTCGGCCGCCTCGACACCGGCGTCGTCGAATACGAGCAGGTCGTCGCGGCCGCCGGACGGATCCTCGCAGTCCCCGAAAGCGCCGTGCTGCGACACAATTTCGACGCCATCGTCGCCGATCTTCGGCACGCGGCCGACCGCTTGGACGGTTGGGC
- the pspA gene encoding phage shock protein PspA → MANPFVKAWKYLMALFDSKIEEHADPKVQIQQAIEEAQRQHQALSQQAASVIGNQRQLEMKLNRQLDEVEKLNANARQAVTLADQASAAGDTEKAIQYTNAAEAFAAQLVTAEQSVEDLKVLHDQSLQAATQAKKAVEQNAMLLQQKVAERTKLLSQLEQAKMQEQVSASLQQMDSTLSAPGTTPSLDAVREKIERRYANALGSAELAQNTVQGRMLEVQQASIQMAGHSKLEQIRASMRGDQLPAGGAAQPAVNPAPAQANPAQPQMNKGQTAQQ, encoded by the coding sequence ATGGCTAATCCGTTCGTCAAGGCCTGGAAATACCTGATGGCCCTCTTCGATTCGAAGATCGAGGAGCACGCGGATCCGAAGGTCCAGATTCAGCAGGCTATCGAGGAAGCTCAACGCCAGCATCAGGCCCTCTCGCAGCAGGCCGCGTCGGTCATCGGCAACCAGCGTCAGCTGGAGATGAAGCTGAACCGGCAGCTCGACGAGGTCGAGAAGCTCAATGCCAACGCGCGCCAAGCGGTCACGCTCGCCGACCAGGCCAGCGCCGCGGGCGACACCGAAAAGGCGATCCAGTACACCAATGCCGCCGAGGCCTTCGCCGCGCAGCTGGTCACCGCCGAGCAGTCCGTCGAAGACCTGAAGGTGCTGCACGACCAGTCGCTGCAAGCGGCCACCCAGGCCAAGAAGGCGGTCGAGCAGAACGCGATGCTGCTGCAGCAGAAGGTCGCCGAGCGCACCAAGCTGCTCAGTCAGCTGGAGCAGGCCAAGATGCAGGAGCAGGTCTCCGCGTCGCTGCAGCAGATGGACTCGACCCTGTCGGCGCCGGGCACCACCCCGAGTCTGGACGCGGTGCGCGAGAAGATCGAGCGCCGCTACGCCAACGCCCTCGGTTCCGCCGAGCTCGCACAGAACACCGTGCAGGGCCGCATGCTGGAGGTCCAGCAGGCCAGCATCCAGATGGCCGGGCACAGCAAGCTGGAGCAGATCCGCGCGTCCATGCGCGGCGATCAGCTGCCCGCCGGCGGCGCGGCCCAGCCTGCCGTCAATCCCGCACCGGCCCAGGCCAATCCGGCGCAGCCGCAGATGAACAAGGGCCAGACCGCACAGCAGTAA
- a CDS encoding helix-turn-helix domain-containing protein yields MTLLREAIGDSLRRARLAQSRTLREVSTSARVSLGYLSEVERGRKEASSELLAAICAALDVPLSRVLWDVSTIMAGADGLPTRTPADAAAAPLPVEAEQTTAAEAVPAGQATEAPAAEPALAPASASLSVAGAGARPLPLAMDTRIVIPAPKADMLVLVKGM; encoded by the coding sequence ATGACGCTGCTGCGAGAGGCCATCGGGGACAGTCTGCGGCGTGCTCGTCTCGCCCAGAGCCGGACCCTGCGCGAGGTCTCCACCTCGGCGCGCGTGAGCCTGGGCTATCTCTCCGAGGTCGAGCGGGGCCGCAAAGAAGCCTCCAGCGAATTACTGGCCGCCATCTGCGCGGCCCTCGACGTGCCGCTGTCCCGAGTGCTCTGGGACGTGAGCACGATCATGGCAGGCGCCGACGGCCTGCCGACCCGCACACCGGCGGACGCCGCGGCCGCGCCGCTGCCCGTCGAAGCGGAGCAGACCACGGCGGCCGAAGCCGTGCCTGCCGGGCAGGCCACGGAGGCGCCCGCCGCGGAGCCCGCGCTCGCCCCCGCGAGCGCCAGCCTGTCGGTGGCCGGAGCAGGCGCCCGCCCGCTGCCGCTGGCCATGGACACCCGAATCGTCATTCCGGCACCGAAGGCCGACATGTTGGTCCTGGTGAAGGGCATGTGA
- a CDS encoding CinA family protein, translating to MTDPLTADVPAADLVRTLKAAGQTVATAESLTAGLLSATIAGVPGASAVLRGGLVVYATDLKHSLGGVSDEVLATEGPVAASTAEQLAVGARTRCGADWGVALTGVAGPDSQDGHPVGTVFLGLAGPRHTEVMRLKLLGDRWTIRISATHTAVRELLRCVRRPDEHGGPGE from the coding sequence CTGACCGATCCGTTGACCGCGGACGTCCCCGCCGCCGATCTGGTCCGGACGCTGAAGGCCGCGGGTCAGACCGTCGCGACCGCCGAATCACTCACCGCCGGACTGTTGTCAGCGACCATCGCGGGTGTACCGGGAGCGAGTGCGGTGCTTCGCGGCGGACTCGTGGTGTACGCCACAGATCTCAAACACAGCCTCGGCGGCGTCAGCGACGAAGTACTTGCGACGGAAGGTCCGGTGGCCGCCAGCACCGCCGAACAGCTGGCGGTCGGCGCTCGCACCCGTTGCGGGGCAGACTGGGGTGTGGCGCTCACCGGCGTCGCCGGACCCGACTCACAGGACGGACATCCGGTCGGCACCGTCTTCCTCGGCCTGGCCGGTCCGCGGCACACCGAGGTGATGCGGTTGAAACTCCTCGGCGACCGGTGGACGATCAGGATCAGTGCGACGCACACCGCCGTGCGGGAACTGCTGCGGTGTGTGCGCCGGCCGGACGAGCACGGCGGGCCAGGTGAGTGA
- the pgsA gene encoding CDP-diacylglycerol--glycerol-3-phosphate 3-phosphatidyltransferase, with product MSAQPEEIDRSWAATTPIRSGFVPPHAEPAVPLMNIANILTMLRIALVPLFVVALFVGDGHETVWRIVAAALFGIAAITDRFDGQLARKYGLVTDFGKLADPIADKALIGSAVIGLSVLGDLAWWITLVICGREIGVTLLRLAVVRRGVIPAGRGGKLKTLMQSIAIAVLLLPLAGWFAGAGMVLMYVAVALTVITGLDYVGQAARVWFAGGPGRTRGA from the coding sequence GTGAGCGCGCAACCGGAGGAGATCGACCGCAGCTGGGCGGCGACCACGCCGATCCGGTCCGGCTTCGTCCCGCCGCACGCCGAACCTGCGGTGCCGCTGATGAACATCGCGAACATCCTGACCATGCTGCGGATCGCGCTGGTGCCGTTGTTCGTGGTCGCATTGTTCGTCGGCGACGGACACGAGACCGTCTGGCGGATCGTCGCGGCCGCGCTGTTCGGCATCGCCGCGATCACCGATCGCTTCGATGGGCAACTGGCGCGCAAATACGGTCTGGTCACCGACTTCGGCAAGCTCGCCGACCCCATCGCGGACAAGGCACTGATCGGTTCCGCAGTGATCGGATTGTCCGTGCTCGGCGACCTGGCCTGGTGGATCACCCTGGTCATCTGCGGTCGCGAGATCGGCGTGACCCTGCTCCGCCTGGCCGTAGTGCGCCGCGGCGTGATCCCCGCCGGACGCGGCGGCAAGTTGAAAACGTTGATGCAGTCGATCGCGATCGCGGTCCTGCTGTTGCCGCTGGCGGGGTGGTTCGCCGGCGCGGGCATGGTGCTGATGTATGTGGCCGTCGCACTGACCGTGATCACCGGACTCGACTATGTCGGCCAGGCGGCACGGGTGTGGTTCGCGGGCGGGCCGGGCCGAACGCGCGGCGCATGA
- a CDS encoding amino-acid N-acetyltransferase produces MNSRGPLGGSTSDAHPGVPLGAQHSALVVRRARTSDVPEIKRLVDVYAGRILLEKNLVTLYEAVQEFWVAELDGRVVGCGALHVLWADLGEVRTVAVHPDVKGSGVGRIVVERLIAVARELELRRVFVLTFEVEFFARHGFVEIEGTPVTAEVYAEMCRSYDTGVAEFLDLSYVKPNTLGNTRMLLTL; encoded by the coding sequence ATGAACTCTCGGGGACCACTAGGTGGTTCGACCAGCGACGCACATCCGGGCGTGCCTCTCGGCGCGCAGCACTCCGCACTGGTTGTCCGACGCGCGCGAACCTCCGATGTGCCCGAGATCAAACGCCTCGTCGATGTCTACGCCGGTCGGATTCTGCTGGAGAAGAACCTGGTCACGCTGTACGAAGCCGTGCAGGAGTTCTGGGTGGCCGAGCTGGACGGCCGGGTGGTCGGCTGCGGTGCGCTGCATGTGCTGTGGGCCGATCTCGGCGAGGTGCGCACGGTCGCGGTGCATCCGGATGTCAAGGGCAGCGGGGTCGGCCGGATCGTGGTGGAACGGCTGATCGCGGTGGCCCGCGAGCTGGAGTTGCGGCGGGTATTCGTGCTGACCTTCGAGGTGGAGTTCTTCGCAAGGCACGGGTTCGTCGAGATCGAGGGCACGCCGGTGACCGCCGAGGTGTACGCGGAGATGTGCCGGTCCTACGACACCGGTGTCGCCGAGTTCCTCGACCTGAGCTACGTGAAGCCGAACACCCTCGGCAATACTCGGATGCTGCTCACTCTCTGA
- a CDS encoding YciI family protein, with the protein MPIFAVHYTYSDATVPGRDTHRPEHRGWLSGLLADGTLLSSGPYPDGSGALILFQAEDAQALNALLAQDPFAREQLIDDVRVVEWQPVMGTFAS; encoded by the coding sequence GTGCCGATCTTCGCCGTCCACTACACGTATTCCGACGCCACGGTTCCGGGCCGGGACACCCACCGGCCCGAGCACCGCGGCTGGCTGAGCGGTCTGCTCGCGGACGGCACGCTGCTCAGCAGTGGGCCGTACCCGGACGGGTCCGGTGCGCTGATCCTGTTCCAGGCCGAGGACGCGCAAGCGCTCAACGCGCTGCTCGCCCAGGATCCGTTCGCACGGGAACAGTTGATCGACGATGTTCGTGTCGTCGAATGGCAGCCGGTGATGGGCACTTTCGCGTCCTGA
- a CDS encoding TerC family protein: MQVTALEWVITIVVVLGLFVFDFYAHVRTPHEPSFRESGFWSAIYIGLALAFGGYVAWQWGSTFAGEYYAGFVTEKALSVDNLFIFLIIMSTFAVPRIYQQKVLLIGIVIALVMRGAFIAVGAAAINAFSWVFYLFGLFLIYTAANLIRESGHEVEHEEKRDSRVVALAKRVLPTTDSYDGDKLVTRIDGRRAVTPLLLALLAIGFADLLFALDSIPAIYGLTSEPYLVFTANAFALMGLRQLYFLIGGLLDRLVYLSYGLSAILAFIGVKLVLHALHENTLPFINGGEHVSVPEISTSLSLGVILGILIIVTVASLLRTRTRTRVD; this comes from the coding sequence ATGCAGGTAACCGCACTCGAGTGGGTGATCACCATCGTGGTGGTCCTCGGCCTGTTCGTTTTCGACTTCTACGCCCACGTGCGCACCCCGCACGAACCGAGCTTCCGGGAGTCCGGGTTCTGGTCCGCGATCTATATCGGGCTCGCCCTCGCCTTCGGCGGTTACGTCGCCTGGCAATGGGGTTCCACGTTCGCCGGCGAGTACTACGCGGGCTTCGTCACCGAGAAGGCGCTCTCGGTGGACAACCTGTTCATCTTCCTGATCATCATGTCCACCTTCGCCGTGCCGCGGATCTATCAGCAGAAGGTGCTGCTGATCGGCATCGTGATCGCGCTGGTGATGCGCGGGGCGTTCATCGCCGTCGGCGCGGCCGCGATCAACGCGTTCAGCTGGGTGTTCTACCTCTTCGGCCTCTTCCTCATCTACACCGCCGCCAACCTCATCAGGGAGAGCGGCCACGAAGTCGAGCACGAGGAGAAGCGCGACAGCCGGGTTGTCGCGCTGGCCAAACGGGTGCTGCCGACCACCGACAGCTACGACGGCGACAAGCTGGTCACCCGCATCGACGGACGTCGTGCGGTGACCCCGCTGTTGCTCGCGCTGCTGGCGATCGGCTTCGCCGACCTGCTGTTCGCCCTGGACTCGATCCCGGCGATCTACGGTCTGACGAGCGAGCCGTACCTGGTATTCACCGCAAACGCGTTCGCGCTCATGGGTTTGCGGCAGTTGTACTTCCTGATCGGTGGACTCCTCGATCGGCTGGTCTATCTGTCCTACGGTTTGTCGGCCATCCTCGCGTTCATCGGCGTGAAGCTGGTGCTGCACGCGTTGCACGAGAACACGCTGCCGTTCATCAACGGCGGCGAGCACGTCAGCGTGCCGGAAATCTCCACCTCGCTATCGCTCGGTGTCATCCTCGGCATCCTGATCATCGTGACGGTCGCCAGCCTGCTGCGCACCCGTACCCGTACCCGGGTGGACTGA
- a CDS encoding class I SAM-dependent methyltransferase gives MTDNYLLLNRANWDERAPVHAASRDYAVERFLAEPDFLSEVVRFDLPLLGEVSGLRGVHLQCHIGTDTLSLARLGATMTGLDFSPASLAQARTLAEKTGAHVDFVESDVYDAVSALGGAQFDLVYTGIGALCWLPSIDRWARTVAGLLRPGGRLFIREIHPTLATIDETHTDRLVIGYPYFETPEPMVFSDGGTYVESDVQFDQTTTHEWNHGFGEMVTALLNAGLSITGLTEHRSVPWEALPGQMTLGTGGEWHLTEHPERLPLSYTLQARKLE, from the coding sequence GTGACCGACAACTACCTCCTGCTGAACAGGGCCAACTGGGACGAGCGCGCACCGGTACACGCCGCGTCGCGCGATTACGCGGTAGAGCGGTTCCTCGCCGAACCGGACTTCCTCAGCGAGGTGGTGCGGTTCGATCTGCCGCTGCTCGGCGAGGTCAGCGGGCTGCGCGGGGTGCATCTGCAATGTCACATCGGCACCGACACGCTCTCGCTGGCTCGGCTCGGCGCCACCATGACCGGACTCGACTTCTCACCGGCCTCGCTGGCGCAGGCGCGAACGCTGGCCGAAAAAACCGGTGCGCACGTGGATTTCGTCGAATCGGATGTCTATGACGCGGTATCCGCGCTCGGCGGTGCGCAATTCGACCTGGTGTACACCGGAATCGGTGCGCTGTGCTGGCTTCCGAGCATCGACCGCTGGGCGCGGACCGTGGCGGGGCTGCTGCGGCCCGGCGGGCGGCTGTTCATTCGGGAGATCCATCCGACGCTCGCCACGATCGATGAGACCCACACGGATCGGCTGGTCATCGGCTACCCGTACTTCGAAACGCCCGAGCCGATGGTGTTTTCCGACGGCGGCACCTACGTGGAATCCGATGTCCAGTTCGACCAAACCACCACCCACGAATGGAATCACGGGTTCGGTGAGATGGTGACCGCGCTGTTGAACGCCGGTCTGTCGATCACCGGACTCACCGAGCACCGGAGTGTGCCGTGGGAGGCGCTGCCCGGACAGATGACGCTCGGGACCGGCGGCGAATGGCACCTCACCGAGCACCCGGAGCGGTTGCCGCTCAGTTACACCCTGCAGGCGCGCAAGCTGGAGTGA
- a CDS encoding DNA translocase FtsK, protein MAGKSRSTTTTRARAGSARGRTTAARSRSATPRAASTPRGRRAPARRPVRRKSNTAPLAVLSRGISSGWNMLARGLGATTRTLSKAGEIEHGHRRDGIALALIALSAVIAAAVWLSAGGPVGHWVGEAIRAVSGSASAGLPFVATMIAVILMRTEAHPEIRPRLVLGGLLVGLPMLGLWHVIAGAPTDPHGRSRAAGFVGFVVGGPLTDGLTAWLSVPILLLAIVFGVLLLTGTTVREVPDRLREYFGTGSGGDEYGEYNEYGEYDPAKYDADGFPLHSAKAKRRGRTPVENYPPDEFGDPDAATEVIGEPPLRDAKPIAAEEPAAKPKPKKQRPVKVEDQTPPPPKQLEFVADREVEGDYVLPPMSLLTDGDPPKKRSAANESMIEAITEVLVQFKIDAAVTGFVRGPTVTRYEVELGPGVKVEKITALARNIAYAVATENVRLLAPIPGKSAVGIEVPNSDRELVRLADVLKAPSTRNDHHPLVIGLGKNIEGDYLAANLAKMPHLLVAGSTGSGKSSFVNSMLVSLLHRATPEEVRMILIDPKMVELTPYEGIPHLITPIITQPKKAAAALTWLVEEMEQRYQDMQANKVRHIDDFNKKVKSGAITAPLGSERVYRPYPYILAIVDELADLMMTAPRDVEDAIVRITQKARAAGIHLVLATQRPSVDVVTGLIKTNVPSRLAFATSSLTDSRVILDQPGAEKLIGMGDGLFLPMGANKPTRLQGAFISDEEIHAVVDFAKNQAEPEYQEGVTAAKTGEKKDVDPDIGDDLDVFIQAVELVVTSQFGSTSMLQRKLRVGFAKAGRLMDLMETRGVVGPSEGSKARDVLIKPDELEGLLWSIRGGEGEPPPEESA, encoded by the coding sequence ATGGCAGGTAAGTCCCGCAGCACCACGACTACTCGGGCGCGGGCGGGATCGGCGCGGGGAAGGACCACGGCGGCACGGTCCCGTTCGGCGACACCCCGCGCGGCGTCGACTCCGCGCGGGCGCCGCGCACCCGCTCGCCGACCGGTTCGGCGCAAGTCGAACACCGCGCCGCTCGCGGTGCTGAGCCGCGGCATCAGCAGCGGCTGGAACATGCTCGCGCGCGGCCTCGGCGCCACCACCCGGACCTTGAGCAAGGCGGGCGAGATCGAGCACGGCCACCGGCGCGACGGCATCGCGCTGGCCCTGATCGCGTTGAGCGCGGTGATCGCGGCCGCGGTGTGGCTGTCGGCGGGTGGCCCGGTCGGGCATTGGGTGGGCGAGGCCATTCGCGCGGTGTCCGGATCCGCCTCGGCGGGACTGCCGTTCGTGGCCACCATGATCGCGGTCATCCTGATGCGCACCGAGGCACACCCGGAGATCCGGCCGCGGCTGGTGCTCGGCGGCCTGCTGGTCGGGCTGCCGATGCTCGGACTGTGGCATGTCATCGCGGGGGCGCCGACCGATCCGCACGGGCGTTCGCGCGCAGCGGGTTTCGTCGGCTTCGTGGTGGGCGGGCCGCTCACCGACGGGCTCACCGCCTGGCTTTCGGTGCCGATTCTGTTGCTGGCCATCGTCTTCGGGGTGCTGCTGCTGACCGGCACCACGGTGCGCGAGGTGCCGGACCGGCTGCGCGAGTACTTCGGCACCGGCAGCGGCGGCGACGAATACGGTGAGTACAACGAATACGGCGAGTACGACCCGGCGAAATACGACGCCGACGGGTTCCCGCTGCATTCCGCCAAAGCCAAGCGGCGCGGCCGCACGCCGGTAGAGAACTACCCGCCCGACGAATTCGGCGATCCCGACGCCGCGACCGAGGTGATCGGCGAGCCGCCGCTGCGCGATGCCAAGCCGATTGCCGCCGAAGAGCCCGCGGCGAAACCGAAACCGAAAAAGCAGCGCCCGGTCAAAGTCGAAGACCAGACCCCGCCGCCACCCAAGCAACTCGAGTTCGTCGCCGACCGCGAGGTCGAGGGCGACTACGTGCTGCCGCCGATGTCGCTGCTCACCGACGGCGACCCGCCCAAGAAGCGCAGTGCCGCCAACGAATCGATGATCGAGGCGATCACCGAGGTGCTGGTGCAGTTCAAAATCGACGCCGCCGTCACCGGTTTCGTGCGCGGCCCGACGGTCACCCGCTACGAGGTGGAACTCGGTCCGGGCGTGAAGGTCGAGAAGATCACCGCGCTGGCCCGCAATATCGCCTATGCCGTTGCGACGGAGAATGTTCGGCTGCTCGCCCCGATTCCCGGCAAGTCCGCCGTCGGCATCGAGGTGCCCAATTCCGATCGCGAGCTGGTCCGCCTCGCCGACGTGCTCAAGGCGCCGTCGACCCGAAACGACCACCACCCGTTGGTGATCGGGCTCGGCAAGAACATCGAGGGCGATTACCTCGCGGCGAACCTCGCCAAGATGCCGCACCTGTTGGTCGCCGGTTCCACCGGCTCGGGTAAGTCGAGTTTCGTGAACTCGATGCTGGTCTCGCTGCTGCATCGGGCGACGCCGGAAGAGGTCAGGATGATCCTGATCGACCCGAAAATGGTGGAACTCACCCCGTACGAGGGCATTCCGCACCTGATCACGCCCATCATCACCCAGCCGAAGAAGGCGGCCGCCGCGCTGACCTGGCTGGTCGAGGAGATGGAGCAGCGCTATCAGGACATGCAGGCCAACAAGGTTCGCCACATCGACGACTTCAACAAGAAGGTGAAGTCGGGCGCGATCACCGCCCCGCTGGGCAGCGAGCGGGTGTACCGGCCCTACCCGTACATCCTCGCCATCGTCGACGAGCTCGCCGACCTGATGATGACCGCGCCCCGCGACGTCGAGGACGCGATCGTGCGGATCACCCAAAAGGCCCGCGCCGCAGGCATTCACCTGGTGCTCGCCACCCAGCGACCCTCGGTCGACGTGGTCACCGGCCTGATCAAGACCAACGTGCCGTCCCGGTTGGCCTTCGCCACCTCGTCGTTGACGGACTCGCGGGTCATCCTGGATCAGCCCGGCGCCGAGAAGCTGATCGGCATGGGCGACGGCCTTTTCCTGCCGATGGGCGCGAACAAACCAACCCGCCTGCAGGGCGCGTTCATCAGCGACGAGGAAATCCACGCCGTCGTCGACTTCGCCAAGAACCAGGCCGAGCCCGAATATCAGGAGGGCGTCACCGCCGCCAAGACGGGCGAGAAAAAGGATGTCGACCCCGACATCGGCGACGACCTCGACGTATTCATCCAAGCCGTAGAACTCGTCGTCACCTCACAATTCGGCTCCACCTCGATGCTGCAACGCAAGCTCCGCGTCGGCTTCGCCAAGGCCGGCCGCCTGATGGACCTGATGGAAACCCGCGGCGTAGTCGGCCCAAGCGAGGGCTCAAAGGCCCGCGACGTCCTCATCAAACCCGATGAACTCGAAGGCCTACTGTGGTCGATCCGCGGCGGCGAAGGCGAACCCCCACCGGAGGAGTCCGCCTAG
- a CDS encoding TIGR03085 family metal-binding protein has product MSIAQRERQRLVETMTAAGPEAPTLCGTWTVRDLAAHLVVRERRLDASLGIVLKPFAGYLQGVQAKTARKSFPELLELVRTGPPWWSPLRPIDALANLAEMFVHHEDVRRGSSGWEPRDLPAADEAKYWFLVSKMARRSYRASPVTVVLATPDGKRAVIQPKRGGAVTLLAKPSELLLHAFGRDEVRLETSGDPEAVRAVLRLDRSV; this is encoded by the coding sequence GTGAGCATCGCGCAGCGCGAACGTCAGCGGCTCGTCGAGACGATGACGGCGGCCGGGCCGGAGGCACCGACTCTCTGCGGGACCTGGACGGTGCGAGACCTGGCCGCGCACTTGGTGGTTCGCGAGCGACGGCTGGACGCCTCGCTCGGCATCGTGCTGAAGCCGTTCGCCGGGTATCTCCAAGGCGTGCAAGCGAAAACGGCCCGCAAGTCGTTCCCTGAGCTGCTGGAGCTGGTCCGGACCGGGCCGCCGTGGTGGTCACCACTGCGGCCGATCGACGCGCTCGCGAACCTGGCCGAAATGTTCGTCCACCACGAAGACGTGCGCCGTGGCTCATCCGGCTGGGAGCCGCGCGACCTGCCGGCCGCCGACGAGGCCAAATACTGGTTCTTGGTCAGCAAGATGGCGCGGCGGTCCTATCGCGCCTCGCCGGTCACGGTGGTCCTGGCGACCCCGGACGGCAAACGTGCGGTCATCCAGCCGAAGCGGGGCGGTGCGGTGACGTTGCTAGCCAAACCGTCGGAACTGCTGTTGCACGCGTTCGGCCGCGACGAGGTCCGCCTCGAGACCTCGGGCGACCCCGAGGCGGTACGGGCCGTACTGAGGCTGGACCGGTCCGTCTGA
- a CDS encoding DUF4189 domain-containing protein has protein sequence MKKFVTGAAIVAAASCALAISAPAAHAKAYNYGAIALSTSTGLIGYSYDYPDSAAAQARAVRSCGAGDCESVVWFANGCGAVAYSNRSGAYSWAYAASRGRAQSKALSYNDSGAYIVHWNCTSNHG, from the coding sequence GTGAAGAAGTTTGTTACTGGTGCGGCCATTGTGGCCGCTGCTAGTTGCGCGCTGGCTATCAGCGCGCCCGCCGCGCACGCCAAGGCTTACAACTACGGCGCCATCGCATTGTCCACCTCCACCGGACTGATCGGGTACTCCTACGATTACCCGGATTCGGCCGCCGCGCAGGCGCGCGCGGTTCGCAGCTGCGGCGCGGGCGACTGCGAGTCGGTGGTCTGGTTCGCCAATGGTTGTGGGGCAGTGGCGTATTCCAACCGGTCCGGCGCCTACAGCTGGGCCTACGCCGCCTCGCGTGGCCGCGCGCAGAGTAAAGCGTTGTCCTACAACGACTCCGGCGCCTATATCGTGCACTGGAACTGCACGTCCAACCACGGCTGA